The DNA window taagaaaaaataagaagaagaaaaaaatgcagtatTAGAAGAAACATTTTTtctatttgcagcaaatttgggtgtaacacgaagatacttgggtgtatttttattctgataaattctgtataattcaaaactcttcctcttcctccttctcattttctactgcttcttcttcctcatattcttatttcgttttcttataattcttcttgggagaaaaaatcaaagaaagaagaaaaatatatatataatgttacaaaatcaatagaaagaagaggagaaataaaatgcagcaacaataataacaataaaaagaacTATGATGAGGATGAaaacgcgaagaagaagaagaagaatgagaaatGCCAAAAAAAAAGTGAGGAGGAATGCAAGGAAGAAGGAGaataagaaaaaggagaaggagTAGAAGGAAGAACGTAAAATACAAATGGTGAAGAAGAACAGATTCTCATTTCGCGCTATTCAAAGGTGAGGAAGCGCGTGTTTACACCATCTTTAAATTGAGAGTTGTTTTTGTTGAGTTTGAGCTTATTTGTATAGACTTGTATACCAAAAAGAATTGTATGTGTAATAAGtctctaaaaatatataattagttgtttaatgtaaatattttctaaaatgaCATTATAtctgcattaaaattaaatcttaaaatataatattaccttttaatagaaaaaaacttaataataacaataataataataataataataataataataataaaatgtcatATATGTAGACCAAGTTCAATACTAACTTGACcaataataatagataataaatttGGGCCATGGGCTTAGTCTCCACTCAGAGCACAAGCCTGTTACTGGGCCGAAACTAGCCAATTCTTACATAGGTGGCTTTCTGTCTACATAAGTAGCCTAATATAataccaacaaaaaaaatgtaGTCGAATCTATATTTCATAGAAAATTATTATCAATCAACTAAACCCATCATCATCCTTCATAAAGATGAATAGTTATTTGAAtgcctaattttaattttttttaaataattcgcTTGCAATAATTCATATATGTggattagataaaaattttaaatttagttgaACCAAAAGTCATGTGGATGTGGAGTGTTTGTCTCTTAGCGTGCACTCTCCTAATACTACTAATTATAAGGATGGATTGTCatgtctaaaaaaaattagcatcaGAAATTCAGAATAGCCATTATAATGTTTACACAATGTTGACGAGAATGATGATCGGCATCAGAAAGCTCATTagccataattttttttcttttgcaaataAGATTATGTgttttaactcttttttatcAGGtcataatttttaagtttgccTTTAATTGTTAGATTaagaaataattgaaaaaaattattttttttgttaattttatcgTTCAATCTCAATATCAGAAAACATCAGAGTTATTGTATTTTTGTATGATCTTGCttcataaataaatatgtttttatactatcatttttagttttttttttaattataattgtttatcaattttttatttatttttcttgtttatgataTGGATGTTTCATTAAAAgcttttttgtttgatattcTCTATTATATTGttgtatttttctaatatattttttgtactagttgtttataattattttaataaattttattaatacataattttttttaaaattttattatttttagtttaactttgtataatttttattatgtgtTATTGAATTAGTATGTACTTTATTTAGAGTACTAAAgaataatactaaaaaattatgataaaaagtactaaatttcaatataaaaatttaaattctttaaaaaaagtatatagtGAAGAAGTGctaaagaaaatataataagaaaCTATAATaagaaattgttaaaaaaaatataatttctaattatataattacatgtttttaaatatttttgtacgtaaatataattttaaataatatcatCTAAACAACATAtatgttattataatttattttaataaaaaaattattaaatataaatcatATTAACACCAACTCTAAtcaatttaatacaaatttctCTTTACAAACATTAATCCAAACatgctaaaaaaaattgaaataaacgAAATGAACTACAAGTCTCACTATTTTGCAGAAATGTTGGCTCCAAAAAGCATTTACTCTTTAATCAATACTCAACAAAATCTATTAATAAGTAAATTATAACGAATTACTTAACTAACTAGAAAAAGACGAAATCATTATTACAGAATGAGAGGTTGTGAATGAATCAAGCTAAGTTCCTGAAGACGGGATTGAATCTTTTCCAAAGTACCATCAACAGTAATATCAAAAGCATCCTTCTTCATCCTTAAACCTGGAGAACTGTTATGCTTGCGATAAACAACTCTGGGAATCAATTCAAGAACCTTCTCCCTCATTCGCCGAACCCTAGCCCTGGGTATCCGCTTCAAAACATCCAAGATCTTCAAACCCTTAAACACTACATCCTCCTTTGGAATAAATACTGAAAAACTCTCAAATTCGTTCTCTGATAAGTGCCACCCGTATTGCGCCTTTGCTGATAGATCTTCAAAGAACACTGGTATGCAACCCGCCACGATCCCATCGAACGTTGACCTCCGCGTCGGTGTGTCCCCTGGCGGCTGCAAGCAGAAGCTCGACTTCAACATTGGCCTCATGAACCTCAAAGGGTCATGCTCACAAACACCGTTCGAGCAATCCACGAATTCGCACAGACTCTCGTACCCGTCAACACCGGTGGCATTCGCTGTCGCGTACTCGCACTCCATCCTGATACTCCGACGGACATTGGGCCCACCCGTGGAGGATCCACCACCGCCTGCAAACATGGCCAGGTTAGAACGCTTGGAGCGGCGCACGCGCTGCACCCAGGACTCTAACAAACCCAGATTCGGAGGATGAAATGACGTTGGGTAAGGAACAGCGTGCTCCTGCCAGGGCCACGCGCGAGATTCGAGCGTGAGAGCGGTGACGTTGTAGAACTCGGGAAGCTCAAGAAAGGAGGTTCCCCAGAGAGGCGGGTCATTATGTAAGGGCTGCGTGAAGTCCCAAGCGGGGCGAGCCATAACAAGGAAGTGATCGTGGCCCATTCTGCGGGCCCAGATCTCAGGGGAGTCATCCTGGAGGAATTCGAAGAGTTCGAGGCCGTGATCAGAGCTTGAGTTGTAGTCTGGACCGTAAAGGTAGCGGAGAGCGTCTAGGGAGGCGTAGTACGGAAGGAAGATGGCGTCGGCAAGAGAGGGGTCATGGGTGAGGCATGGGTATTCCAGCATGCGGCGGTGGAATATGAGTTCCAAAGTGGACGGGTCGGTGCGGTACCAACTGTTTGAGTGGTTGTGCGTCTTCTGACCCAGGCCATGGTTCGCAAGGTACGGGCAGAAGTCGTCAAACAGCGGGTATTCGGAGCATTTTGACAGTAGATCTAAGTTGAATCTAGGTGGTATCTTTCTTATGTGTATCCATCTCTTGTCGCACCTTTTTTCTCCTTCAGAGTTGGGTTCTACATCTGCAACTGCATCATTCAAGCAGATGACCAAGCACACCAACATAGTTTGAATCCTGTATGTGGAGGATGCCATTGTTTTTGGGGTTTAGAGAGAAAGGGGTGGAAGTGGAAGAGAAActgtaaaaacaaaataaataaataataaataaataaataatggaaGATAGTGGGGAGTTTGGCAGCGATGATTTTGGTATGGAAGAGAGTTATTTGACCCAAAATTGTCGGTGCATGCTGAAATAGATACGACGTCGTATATATGGAACCAGAACCATCCATCCTTTATTACTTTAAcgcccattcatggatcagtATATGCGGCTCACATTTAGAGCATAGTGTGGGATCACTGCCTCCACAGCCTCttatataaataacaaaaataaaaaatatgtgagGTCAAGTCTGCCCTCAACAAAATACGAGTTAGAGAAAGGTTCTTCTCCTTTACTTCTCTCATAAGGGCAAATCAAgttcactaaaaaataatatctatttGCAAGGATAACTATTACATTGGTGAATCCAATTCAAATACGGGTATATAGCAATAATAGCATACTATTTGCTAAATGGAAAAACTAAATACATTCCTAAATAATTGCTCTTCCACTGATTACTATAACGATATTAATTATGAAATaatgaatttattttaatttatttatttttattattctataattatattattttaatctatattaaattaaaatgttgctattagtttttattttaatggtaatttaatttatttaaatatttaattaaaataattttttaattttatttttaattgtttctgttaactttgattaaaattattttatttgttctatattttaggTTAATCAAATTATCACTGCTTATTTGTCATCATTTaggttaattaaattatatattttttttcagtttgtgttatttaaattggttatttgatttgatatattttatatttatagtttttttttttttactaaagataGGGAGAGTGGAACCCATAATCTCTTGAATaagtacaaaaaaattataccatTTAAACTACAACTTATGAGCttatttatattagttttaGCTTGGCTGGTGTTTTTATAATATTACTATATTAGgttgatttatatttttctaaagtatatataaataatgtgGATCAAATAATTTATGGCTATTATAATTGAATGCAGaatttttatcctatttaatAACTTAGatatgttcttttattttttaatttttttctatttttacctTTTATTTTGTATGTGTATTCTTATCTAAATATTAAATgagttttttaaatttctattaagaaatatttctttattttgattagAGTAATGACCATCACAAAAGTTTGGATTATTTTATTGGTTtgtgatccaaaatttttaattaaattattgtaGAAGAGTACATATAGAATACATAGTTCATTATAAATTGGATCTTTACGTAGTTAATTGTTTTTTCTTCCTAAATTATTTAATTGCTATATACAGTTTATTTTAATTGCTATacaatatctaaaaataataaatagcttaatcaaaataattttttgcagGAGCAATGTTAATgtaaaaataaatccaaaaaaaaattaaatactttaCAACACATCTAATATACGAGGGGAGCTTCACACTTCTACCACTAGAATTAATAGTTAGTAGTTAGTATTTGAAAATAGTGATGTATTAAGGTCACCCATTTAAGCAATAAATCTCAACTGGTGTATTTGTTAGTGTGAATTTGTTACaattttgtattaattaatttagtattttattgtACTATATAAGTctttattattgttgattaGTTATAGTATAAAAGTTATATTCAATTTTGTTCTGCttaattttaaacttataacttacaaatttaattaatactgttactaatttaaaaatagcatttttatcttttattaatacaattgattgattattcaaaaataggtattttatatattttcaacccATTTTAACACTAACATATAAAACGATGGTACTGTGTTAACAAGGGTAGTGCATCAGCCTTCACGTggattactttatttttttttaattacattaaaGATTAAGCAAAACAAAAACCGTGTTGCAACAAAGACATCTTAAAGCATGTTAAGCATCAATATGTTAAATGTACACGTAAAGTTTGTAAAtactataaataattatttataacatATCAACATTAAAATTTATACGGTGCtgtgtataaataaaaaaataatagttatattatatatttaaacttttttacgtccaaattcaattaaattagtataaatctaaaaaaaattacttttatttttaagagcTATGCAACATAaacttttattatctttttctcaaatttaaaatctctCTTAAAATCTCACAACAAACACTCAAAACTCAGCGAAAACTCAAgcgaaaagaaaaagagaaatcatTGAAGGTACTTTGGTCTTCTCTCTCTTGCGAGATAGTTGATatagttaaaaacaaaaaatagaaataatagttCTTTTTATAGTGTACATTTTGTGATAACAATACTCATTCGGTGTTATCTAACTCACATCGACGCTTTTCTGGATATAAAATTGATTTGCATATGTTTTGGTTAATGATTGAATCTCGTTCTCCTGGATTTCGTATAGTTAGGGCATATAATAGACTTCGTACTGCTTTTGGTGTAATTTAGACTATTTTTTCTTATCAAAAAATGAtttggatgtgtttttgttaaatattgagtttttttgtttatttgttctgaaataattttttgtggtgggatcattaagtaattttggttcattacttagtttaattgaggttcatttggtCTCGTTCACTTGGATTTACTGTGCTTAGGacatgaaatatttttgttgatgattgagtctATGTGTTTGCTTGTTTAAATAGTGaattaattttggttcattttatGAATTAACCGAGGTTCAGTTGATATTGTtgttaagtattgaccaaatttttaattacttaCCGTcaaaatgagaaagaagaaagttGCCAAGAAGACCGTCTTAAAAAGGAAAAAGCCAGTTTATGATGTAAATATATACACATTAAATCAACTCTACTTTTGTACTACAAATATATCGTATAacataatttcaaattattgtAGAAAACTCACAATTTGAGATGCTCTACAAGAATGATAGCTGAGATATTTGCCAAAATGCGTGAtcaaaagaaagcaatcatcgAGAAAATGGAATTTGGCGCACTAAGACATATCTCGTCATTAAATGTCCCACACAACCTCTTGAGGGAATTGGCACATTCCTTCGATCTCTATAAAGGATTCTTAGAGACGTGCTTTGGAAAGATCGACATAACCCCAATCAAGATAAGAGATGCACCGGGTCTAAATTCAACtggttaaaaaaaagatttttctgCTATATTCTATTAATAAAGTTTTGCTGTTATTTATGTGTTACTTTGTTTATATTAACCTATTTCAATGCTGGTGCTATTGTAGGAAATTTTTTCCTCAAAAAGTTGTCTACAAGAAACTGAGTGACGAGCAAAAGGAAATTGTCGAGAGGGGCTTACTCAACCTCAATTGTCCACATCATGGTTTCAtcacaaaacccaaaaaaagtttttaaacctCTAAATAATTCTGAATTACAACTATACTAGTTTATGAGGTATTTATAACCTTTTATTAGGTTAAAATATAGGAAACTTTAAGCCAACAAACATAAGGCCCaatctagtaattaaataaacaaaatcattgTACATGCAGCAACTCATTAGCCAGCGgcagacccttaaatggagctcagatccGTGACGGATTAGTTCTTAACCTGTCGGGTTGGGGGATACCGTttgggtaaacaaaaaaaaattaaaacattctaaaaatataaactaatatctTCTAGTAACACTTGAACTCTTCATATCACGAACATTTGAAACACGTATCATTCTCTTCCTATTCAAAAAAGATTcatctttggtaaaaaaaaaaaaaactagtatAAGAAAAGGACAATtacaaaaaagataatttttttctttttctttttgtgtatttttctttttttctcttttttttacgctgtatgttttttattttattttttaaaacaataaaatcaacaataactacaaaacaataatgaaacTCAAACAGAAGACACAAATGACAAAAACATAAAGAAAGACACGATAGCACTAGACTTTTTTTAACgataaaagaagaacaaatatagattaataataattaatctaaTA is part of the Arachis duranensis cultivar V14167 chromosome 1, aradu.V14167.gnm2.J7QH, whole genome shotgun sequence genome and encodes:
- the LOC107464192 gene encoding probable xyloglucan galactosyltransferase GT19; the protein is MASSTYRIQTMLVCLVICLNDAVADVEPNSEGEKRCDKRWIHIRKIPPRFNLDLLSKCSEYPLFDDFCPYLANHGLGQKTHNHSNSWYRTDPSTLELIFHRRMLEYPCLTHDPSLADAIFLPYYASLDALRYLYGPDYNSSSDHGLELFEFLQDDSPEIWARRMGHDHFLVMARPAWDFTQPLHNDPPLWGTSFLELPEFYNVTALTLESRAWPWQEHAVPYPTSFHPPNLGLLESWVQRVRRSKRSNLAMFAGGGGSSTGGPNVRRSIRMECEYATANATGVDGYESLCEFVDCSNGVCEHDPLRFMRPMLKSSFCLQPPGDTPTRRSTFDGIVAGCIPVFFEDLSAKAQYGWHLSENEFESFSVFIPKEDVVFKGLKILDVLKRIPRARVRRMREKVLELIPRVVYRKHNSSPGLRMKKDAFDITVDGTLEKIQSRLQELSLIHSQPLIL